In the Elioraea tepida genome, one interval contains:
- a CDS encoding TRAP transporter small permease yields MEALARRVGGLAIAASAVLTAAFTAAVVWTVIARYGFGRTPVWAEELPRLLLVWSAFLAAGGAEARGGHLSAGLMPLLVRHSGAARVAAAAGDLAVLGFAALALWATIECVAIAGGGTTTALGFPVASFFWAAGAGMALIGFGAAARLLSRAR; encoded by the coding sequence ATGGAGGCGCTGGCCCGCCGCGTGGGCGGGCTCGCGATCGCAGCCAGCGCTGTGCTGACGGCCGCGTTCACCGCGGCGGTCGTCTGGACCGTGATCGCGCGCTACGGCTTCGGGCGAACACCGGTCTGGGCGGAGGAGCTTCCGCGGCTTCTGCTCGTCTGGTCGGCGTTCCTCGCTGCCGGGGGAGCGGAGGCGCGGGGCGGCCATCTTTCGGCCGGGCTGATGCCGCTTCTGGTGCGGCACTCGGGTGCTGCACGCGTTGCGGCAGCGGCGGGTGACCTTGCCGTCCTCGGCTTCGCGGCGCTCGCACTCTGGGCAACCATCGAATGCGTCGCGATCGCCGGAGGCGGCACGACCACGGCGCTCGGCTTCCCGGTCGCGTCGTTCTTCTGGGCGGCCGGGGCCGGGATGGCGCTGATCGGTTTCGGAGCGGCTGCCCGGCTGCTTTCCCGCGCACGCTGA
- a CDS encoding TRAP transporter large permease: MPGGALATLFGTFAVALLLDVPVASALGIAALAAILHHDITPLPVVAQQMVSGLDSFPLLAIPLFVLAGGLMGAAGLTGRIVALALSLVGQRRGALAAVAVVACMLFGALSGSGVADTVAIGSLVLPAMRRAGYPPGFSAGLLGCAGSLGTVIPPSIVMIVYGVATGTSIGKLFTAGLVPGVLSGFALAAVSIRRARREGWGGAGETAGLVPGEGRWIGVLALGAPAIIVGGIRGGVFTATEAGAVACLYALAVGLGVTRALTPALLWEELRRAAETSGVILYVIATASLFGWVLGAMGAPQQLTAWLLRLTSDPTVVILLAMALLLLLGTFMETIAVILLLAPVLSSALPRYGIDPVHFGLLLTLNLAIGANTPPLGIDLMAACRVAGIPMRESFRHLPALLGAMGAVLVALAFAPDVVLWLPRALG, translated from the coding sequence ATGCCGGGCGGCGCGCTCGCGACCCTGTTCGGCACCTTCGCCGTCGCGCTGCTGCTCGATGTGCCGGTCGCCTCGGCGCTCGGCATCGCCGCGCTGGCGGCGATCCTGCATCATGACATCACCCCGCTGCCCGTGGTGGCGCAGCAGATGGTGTCGGGGCTCGACAGCTTTCCGCTGCTCGCGATTCCGCTGTTCGTGCTCGCCGGCGGGCTGATGGGCGCGGCGGGGCTGACGGGGCGGATCGTCGCGCTCGCGCTTTCCCTCGTCGGGCAGCGTCGCGGGGCACTCGCGGCGGTCGCGGTCGTCGCCTGCATGCTGTTCGGCGCGCTCTCGGGGTCTGGCGTGGCCGACACGGTGGCGATCGGCTCGCTCGTTTTGCCGGCGATGCGGCGAGCGGGTTATCCGCCGGGGTTCTCTGCTGGCCTGCTCGGATGCGCGGGCTCGCTCGGCACCGTCATTCCGCCGTCGATCGTGATGATCGTCTATGGCGTGGCGACCGGAACCTCGATCGGCAAGCTGTTCACGGCAGGGCTCGTTCCGGGCGTACTCTCCGGTTTTGCTCTCGCCGCCGTCTCGATCCGGCGGGCACGCCGCGAGGGCTGGGGCGGCGCGGGCGAGACCGCAGGTCTCGTGCCAGGCGAGGGGCGATGGATCGGCGTTCTGGCGCTCGGAGCGCCGGCGATCATCGTCGGCGGCATCCGCGGCGGCGTCTTCACCGCAACGGAGGCGGGCGCGGTCGCCTGTCTCTATGCGCTCGCGGTCGGCCTCGGCGTCACGCGTGCTCTGACGCCGGCGCTTCTGTGGGAGGAGCTTCGCCGCGCCGCCGAGACCTCGGGTGTGATCCTCTACGTGATCGCCACCGCCTCGCTGTTCGGCTGGGTGCTCGGGGCGATGGGCGCACCGCAACAACTCACGGCGTGGCTTCTGCGGCTGACCAGCGATCCGACCGTGGTGATCCTGCTCGCGATGGCGCTGCTCCTTCTGCTCGGCACCTTCATGGAGACGATCGCCGTCATCCTCCTGCTTGCACCGGTGCTGTCCTCGGCTCTGCCGCGCTACGGCATCGACCCTGTGCATTTCGGGCTGTTGCTCACGCTCAACCTCGCCATCGGGGCGAACACGCCGCCTTTGGGGATCGACCTCATGGCTGCCTGTCGCGTCGCCGGCATCCCGATGCGGGAGAGCTTCCGGCACCTGCCGGCGCTGCTCGGGGCGATGGGCGCGGTTCTCGTCGCGCTCGCCTTTGCGCCCGATGTCGTGCTTTGGCTTCCGCGCGCGCTCGGCTGA
- the rpsD gene encoding 30S ribosomal protein S4: MTKRTESKYKINRRLGMNLWGRPKSPLNKRDYGPGQHGQRRKKPTDFGIQLMAKQRLKGYYGNIGERQFRRYYQEAVRRKGDTSENLIELLERRLDTVCYRMKFAITPFAARQLVNHGHVLVNGKRVTIPSYLVKDGDVIELREKSKQLAVVLDAAQSTERDVPEYLEVDHRAMRGRYLRAPKLADVPYPVQMEPNQVIEFYSR, from the coding sequence ATGACCAAGCGCACCGAAAGCAAGTACAAGATCAACCGTCGCCTCGGGATGAACCTGTGGGGGCGCCCGAAGTCGCCGCTGAACAAGCGCGACTACGGCCCGGGCCAGCACGGCCAGCGCCGCAAGAAGCCGACCGATTTCGGCATCCAGCTGATGGCGAAGCAGCGGCTCAAGGGCTACTACGGCAATATCGGCGAGCGCCAGTTCCGCCGCTATTACCAGGAAGCGGTTCGCCGGAAGGGCGACACCTCCGAGAACCTGATCGAACTTCTCGAGCGCCGGCTCGATACGGTGTGCTACCGCATGAAGTTCGCGATCACGCCCTTCGCCGCGCGCCAGCTCGTCAACCACGGGCATGTCCTCGTCAACGGCAAGCGCGTCACCATCCCTTCCTATCTCGTGAAGGATGGCGACGTGATCGAGCTTCGCGAGAAGTCGAAGCAGCTCGCCGTGGTGCTCGATGCGGCGCAGAGCACAGAGCGCGACGTGCCCGAGTATCTCGAGGTCGATCACCGGGCGATGCGGGGCCGCTACCTCCGCGCGCCCAAGCTCGCCGATGTGCCCTATCCGGTGCAGATGGAGCCGAACCAGGTGATCGAGTTCTACTCGCGCTGA
- a CDS encoding class I SAM-dependent methyltransferase: MSEARLLEAAREIARIVADVAPSAVSVRLWNGERLPLGREADGAVAVAVNSPVALARLLRRPRLRTVVELIAAGDLDIEGGTLLDLAARRGSARTKGLWRRLPKRRLLAAAWPFLMLRGAAAPSHAYAGATAERAGRGRDDGALVRFHYDLSNAFYALFLDPLMQYSCAYFPQWEAGLEEAQEAKLEMICRKLRLSPGERLLDIGCGWGGLVCHAAARHGVLAHGVTLSEKQVEGAKARIAAMGLEDRVTVELKDWRALLPDHAGRFDKIASVGMFEHVGLANAPAYFAGVRELLRPRGIYLHHAITRPAKKDERTFRRKNPEYRAIIDYVFPGGELDHIGNTVASLERAGFEVHDVEGWREHYARTTRLWTERLAARRAEAEAEVGAARVRLWLLYLAGVSLAFERDTALIFQTVATKRSRGPSGLPPTRADLYH, translated from the coding sequence ATGAGCGAGGCGCGGCTTCTCGAGGCGGCACGCGAGATCGCGCGGATCGTCGCCGACGTTGCCCCTTCCGCCGTGTCGGTTCGGCTCTGGAACGGCGAGCGCCTTCCCCTCGGGCGGGAGGCGGACGGGGCTGTTGCCGTGGCCGTGAACTCCCCCGTCGCGCTCGCGCGTCTGTTGCGGCGCCCGCGCCTGCGCACGGTCGTCGAGCTGATCGCCGCCGGCGATCTCGACATCGAGGGCGGCACGCTCCTCGACCTCGCCGCGCGGCGTGGCTCGGCCCGGACCAAGGGGCTGTGGAGGCGGCTTCCGAAGCGTCGCCTGCTCGCCGCAGCCTGGCCGTTCCTGATGCTGCGCGGAGCGGCGGCGCCGAGCCATGCCTATGCCGGAGCGACGGCCGAGCGCGCCGGGCGGGGCCGCGACGATGGCGCGCTCGTCCGCTTCCACTACGACCTTTCCAACGCCTTCTACGCGCTCTTTCTCGATCCCCTGATGCAATATTCCTGCGCCTATTTCCCGCAGTGGGAGGCGGGGCTCGAAGAGGCGCAGGAGGCCAAGCTCGAGATGATCTGCCGCAAGCTCCGCCTCTCTCCCGGGGAGCGTCTTCTCGACATCGGCTGCGGCTGGGGCGGGCTCGTCTGCCATGCCGCGGCGAGGCACGGCGTGCTCGCGCACGGCGTGACGCTGTCGGAGAAGCAGGTCGAGGGAGCGAAAGCCCGCATCGCCGCGATGGGCCTCGAGGACCGGGTGACCGTGGAGCTCAAGGACTGGCGCGCGCTCCTCCCCGACCATGCCGGCCGGTTCGACAAGATCGCCTCGGTCGGGATGTTCGAGCATGTCGGGCTCGCAAACGCGCCGGCCTATTTCGCCGGCGTGCGGGAACTCCTCCGCCCGCGGGGGATCTATCTCCACCACGCGATCACCCGGCCAGCGAAGAAGGACGAGCGGACGTTCCGGCGCAAGAACCCCGAATACCGGGCGATCATCGACTACGTGTTTCCGGGCGGCGAACTCGACCATATCGGCAACACGGTCGCCTCGCTGGAGCGGGCGGGCTTCGAGGTTCACGACGTGGAGGGCTGGCGTGAGCACTATGCGCGCACGACGCGGCTCTGGACCGAGCGGCTCGCCGCACGGCGCGCTGAGGCCGAGGCCGAGGTCGGAGCGGCCCGAGTGAGGCTGTGGCTCCTCTATCTCGCCGGTGTCAGCCTCGCCTTCGAGCGCGACACCGCGCTGATCTTCCAGACGGTTGCAACAAAGAGGTCGCGCGGCCCGTCGGGCCTGCCGCCGACGCGGGCGGATCTCTACCACTGA
- the grxD gene encoding Grx4 family monothiol glutaredoxin, with translation MSNPVFERIQADITENPVVLYMKGTAMFPQCGFSARVVQILMHMGVKFKSVNVLEDPGLREGIKQFTNWPTIPQLYVKGEFVGGCDIVTEMFQSGELAKLFTEKGVEFKPAAAA, from the coding sequence ATGTCCAACCCCGTGTTCGAGCGAATCCAGGCCGACATCACCGAGAACCCGGTGGTGCTCTACATGAAGGGAACGGCGATGTTCCCGCAGTGCGGCTTCTCCGCCCGCGTGGTGCAGATCCTGATGCACATGGGGGTGAAGTTCAAAAGCGTGAACGTGCTCGAGGATCCTGGCCTGCGCGAGGGCATCAAGCAGTTCACCAACTGGCCGACCATTCCGCAGCTCTACGTCAAGGGCGAGTTCGTCGGCGGCTGCGACATCGTTACTGAGATGTTCCAGTCGGGCGAGCTCGCGAAGCTCTTCACCGAGAAGGGCGTGGAGTTCAAGCCGGCGGCGGCGGCGTAA
- a CDS encoding BolA family protein, whose protein sequence is MAMSAAEIEALIRAALPDAKVTIEDLRGDGDHYAATVVSAAFKGKTRVQQHQMVYAALQGRMGGALHALALQTSPPQD, encoded by the coding sequence ATGGCGATGTCAGCTGCCGAGATCGAGGCTCTGATCCGCGCCGCCCTGCCCGATGCGAAGGTGACGATCGAGGATCTGCGCGGCGATGGCGACCATTATGCCGCGACAGTCGTCTCGGCTGCTTTCAAGGGCAAGACCCGCGTGCAGCAGCATCAGATGGTGTACGCCGCGCTCCAGGGGCGCATGGGCGGGGCACTGCACGCCCTTGCGCTTCAGACCTCCCCGCCGCAAGACTGA
- the purL gene encoding phosphoribosylformylglycinamidine synthase subunit PurL: protein MPRERAAQLAVEFGLKPDEFERVLAILGREPSLTELGIFSVMWSEHCSYKSSRIWLRELPTRAPWVIHGPGENAGVVAIGDGLAAVFKMESHNHPSFIEPYQGAATGVGGILRDVFTMGARPIANLNALRFGSPANPRTRRLVDGVVRGIGGYGNCVGVPTVGGEVNFHPAYDGNPLVNAMTVGIAPADRIFLSAAAGVGNPVVYVGSKTGRDGIHGATMASAEFAADDGDEKRPTVQVGDPFTEKLLIEACLELMATDAIVAIQDMGAAGLTSSSVEMAGKGGVGIVLELDRVPQRETGMSAYEMMLSESQERMLMILRPGAEETARAIFEKWELDFAVVGHLTDTGMIEVRHRGRTEAIIPLAPLSNQAPLYRRPTEETPKQRPLDPASVPDPAGIGPALETLIACPDLASRAWIWDQYDSTVGGQTVKRPGSADAAVVKLEGLRRALALTTDCTPRYCQADPEQGGAQAVAEAWRNLTAVGARPLAITDNMNFGNPERPRIMGQFAAAVRGMAAACRALDFPVVSGNVSLYNETDGRAILPTPAVGGVGVLEDAAQAVGLALSPGLDLVLIGETVGQLGQSLWLREIAGREDGAPPSVDLVAERRNGDFVRAEILAGRVAACHDVSDGGLLVAVAEMAMAGRVGATLAPGPDGIPAHAFWFGEDQARYLLAVDDAGSMLARAAASGVPARLLGRSGGEELTLPGAFSISIDALRAANAAWLPAFMAGQA from the coding sequence CTGCCGCGCGAGCGCGCCGCACAGCTCGCCGTCGAGTTCGGGCTGAAGCCCGACGAGTTCGAGCGGGTGCTTGCGATCCTCGGGCGCGAGCCGAGCCTGACCGAGCTCGGCATCTTCTCGGTGATGTGGTCGGAGCACTGCTCCTACAAATCCTCCCGAATCTGGCTGCGCGAGCTGCCCACGAGGGCGCCGTGGGTGATCCACGGCCCGGGCGAGAACGCCGGCGTGGTCGCGATCGGCGATGGGCTTGCCGCCGTCTTCAAGATGGAGAGCCACAACCACCCCTCGTTCATCGAGCCCTATCAGGGTGCGGCGACGGGCGTGGGCGGAATCCTGCGCGACGTGTTCACCATGGGCGCGCGGCCGATCGCCAACTTGAATGCGCTCCGCTTCGGCTCGCCGGCGAACCCGCGCACGCGGCGGCTCGTCGACGGCGTGGTGCGCGGCATCGGCGGCTACGGCAATTGCGTGGGCGTTCCAACCGTCGGCGGCGAGGTGAATTTCCACCCGGCCTATGACGGCAACCCGCTCGTCAACGCCATGACCGTCGGCATCGCTCCGGCTGACCGGATCTTCCTCTCCGCCGCCGCGGGCGTGGGGAACCCGGTGGTCTATGTCGGCTCGAAGACCGGCCGGGACGGGATCCATGGCGCGACCATGGCCTCAGCCGAGTTCGCCGCCGACGACGGAGACGAGAAGCGCCCCACCGTCCAGGTGGGCGATCCGTTCACCGAGAAGCTCCTGATCGAGGCCTGCCTCGAGCTGATGGCCACCGACGCGATCGTCGCGATCCAGGACATGGGGGCGGCAGGCCTCACTTCCTCCTCGGTCGAGATGGCGGGCAAGGGCGGTGTCGGCATCGTGCTCGAGCTCGACCGGGTGCCCCAGCGCGAGACGGGCATGAGCGCCTACGAGATGATGCTCTCCGAGAGCCAGGAGCGGATGCTGATGATCCTCCGCCCCGGCGCCGAGGAGACCGCGCGCGCGATCTTCGAAAAATGGGAGCTCGACTTCGCGGTGGTCGGACATCTCACCGACACCGGAATGATCGAGGTGCGGCACCGGGGGCGGACGGAGGCGATCATCCCTCTCGCCCCCCTCTCCAACCAGGCGCCGCTCTACCGGCGCCCGACCGAGGAGACGCCGAAACAGCGGCCGCTCGACCCCGCCTCGGTGCCCGACCCGGCGGGGATCGGACCTGCCCTCGAGACGCTCATCGCCTGCCCCGACCTCGCCTCGCGCGCCTGGATCTGGGACCAGTATGACAGCACCGTGGGCGGGCAGACGGTGAAGCGCCCCGGTTCTGCCGATGCGGCCGTGGTCAAGCTCGAGGGCCTGCGCCGGGCGCTCGCGCTGACCACGGACTGCACCCCACGCTACTGCCAGGCCGACCCTGAGCAGGGCGGGGCGCAGGCGGTGGCGGAGGCTTGGCGGAACCTCACCGCCGTAGGCGCGAGGCCGCTTGCCATCACCGACAACATGAACTTCGGCAACCCGGAGCGGCCGCGGATCATGGGCCAGTTTGCCGCCGCGGTGCGCGGCATGGCGGCGGCCTGCCGGGCGCTCGACTTCCCCGTGGTCTCCGGCAACGTGTCGCTCTACAACGAAACGGACGGCCGAGCGATCCTGCCAACCCCGGCTGTCGGCGGCGTCGGCGTGCTCGAGGATGCGGCCCAGGCAGTGGGGTTAGCCCTCTCGCCAGGGCTCGATCTCGTGCTAATCGGGGAGACGGTGGGGCAGCTCGGCCAGTCGCTGTGGCTGCGCGAAATTGCCGGCCGCGAGGACGGCGCCCCCCCGAGCGTCGATCTGGTCGCCGAGCGCCGCAATGGCGATTTCGTCCGCGCCGAGATCCTCGCGGGCCGAGTGGCCGCCTGCCATGACGTCTCGGATGGCGGCCTGCTCGTCGCCGTGGCCGAGATGGCGATGGCGGGACGCGTGGGAGCGACGCTCGCCCCCGGGCCCGACGGCATCCCTGCCCACGCCTTCTGGTTCGGCGAGGACCAGGCGCGCTACCTGCTCGCGGTCGACGATGCCGGCTCCATGCTCGCCCGCGCCGCCGCCTCGGGCGTGCCCGCACGTCTGCTCGGCCGAAGCGGCGGCGAGGAATTGACCTTGCCGGGAGCGTTCTCCATATCGATCGACGCACTGCGCGCGGCCAATGCCGCGTGGCTCCCGGCCTTCATGGCCGGGCAGGCTTGA